The genomic stretch TTCAAAATTAATTTACCTTTTATCTTGTCCATGATATGCAGAGTTTCAGCTCTCGCAGGAGTTTTCAGTTCGCGGTCAGTGACTAGTTCAACACCAAGCATCAGTCCTTTTCCCCTCACATCACCAACAACTGCATAAATGTCAATGTTGAGACTTTCGTTAATATAAGAACAAAGGAGAATTTAGGATCTTGAGTTAGTGGATTCAGAATGAGTGTGATCTTATTATATGTATACATTTTAATTAGATTCAGGCAACTGTGCATTTCTATCTATTCTTATTCTGAATCCACTAACTCAATAAGATCACAGAGATGCACAGTTGCCTTAAAAAGAGAGATTTGATCATCTTCCGGTTGAGGTAATAATAATCACAAGGGTGAAAGGAGAAATGAAAAATCTTACTTTCATACTTATCCTTGATAGCCAAAAGCCGCTCTTTCAAGTAGGAACCAACAACATGGGCATTTTCTTGAAGCTTTTCTTTTTCGATCACTTTAAGAACAGCAAGTCCTGCAGCAGTGCACACAGGGTTTCCACCAAATGTATTGAAGTAATTATGCTGAGTCAAGACTTGTGCAATCTCAGGAGTTGTTACCACAGCCCCAAGTGGTATTCCATTTCCAATGCCCTGGATATAACAATTAACAGGAACATAATTAAGAAGTTCATAAATCATAATCAAGAGATGGATGTCTCTTTTAGCACCAAGTATAGGAGATTTAGAGAATAATTCATCGAAACATATCATTAGTAATGCATGCATACAACAAAGAAAGAGAGGTCGCGGAAGAGACTGACTTTTGCCATTGTCACTATGTCAGGAACCACTCCTTGGTTCTCAAATCCCCAGAAGTGGCTTCCTATGCGAGCAAATCCAGCTTGAACCTCATCTGCGATACAAAGGCCTCCTGCTTTTCGTATAATGTTGTATACAGCAGGCAAGTAACCAGGAGCCAATTCAACAATTCCACCAACTCCCTACACTTAAAAGGAACATCTTAGAAGATAATGCACGCGATGTTGTATTAATTTAGATGGACAAGTTGATATCAGTGAGGGAGATTACCTGTATGGATTCAGACATAAAAGCAGCAACTTTTCCAGATGTTCCAAATTGGATAAGATCTTCAACGTCCTTCGCATACTTCTCACCATCAGAACCAAAAACACCTCTGTATGGGTCAGGGTTTATGGTATGATGCACTCCACTCTGATCACCAAAGTAAATAGCAAGTGAATAAGAGACGAGTAACAAATATACCAATGCTTTGTACATTATAGCACCATTCTATACTATCACTAGCTAGTACTGTTGCATGTTATCTGACAGTATTATAGATAGATAATCATATATACCTTTAGAATGGATAGGAACAACCTTTACAATTCTACTAAATATCACAtctaacaaaaggagaaatcagcATAATAAGGCTAACATTTATATCTCACACCAAGTAAAATAACAGTCTGTCCTGAACTTTATAATAGTCATTTGTTAACAACATAGATGGTTGCACAAATAGCAGGGATGTGATCTTTTCGCATTAAAATGGTCAAGAAAATTTGTTCTGCATAGGACATTTTGATGGTAATTCATAAAGCCGACACAGAGGATTAGCAATATGCAGAATAAGAAGTTGTACCTGTACTACATTGAACTTCCATATGCTTTGTCCAGTGGTGCCCATAGTGGCAGCTGCATTTCCATGGTAAGCATTCCTTAGAGAGATGATATCATGACGACCCGTGTATAGTCTTGCCATCATCATTGCTAACTCATTTGCTTCAGTCCCAGAATTAGTAAAGAACACAACCTGGAAAAGCAATGATCTGTCACAATTAAGTTGTAGACATGGATTTAACATATATACACTGACAATCCAATCTAAAGACCTGTTATAGCAGATAACCGCCTAAGTAGTTATCTATAGTTATCTGACCTGGTTGTGTCAAAGCTTTTTTACGTTGTCCGTCTATAGAAGTTAAACGCTGTAGGCATAAGTTGGTGTTAGATAATAAGTGAAAGGTTAAGGAAGTCTATACCTTGAGATCACCAGGCAACTTAGAAGCAAGTGCCTCAGCAAAATCAGTGATTGTGTGATTGAGGTATAAGATGGTGGAATGCTGTAAGCGTTTGGTTTGGTTTATGATTGCTTCTACCACATCAGGGTGGCAGTGTCCACAAGATACAGTTGCAATTCCTCCGAATGCATCAAGATATCGACGTCCATTATCGTCATATAAGTATTGCATCTTGCCATGTACCAGATTCAGCTGCACATATATAATAACCACAATCATCTCAAAGCACCTCCTTAATCTCAATATACAGTGAATAATGTCAAAACTAAAAGAATACTCAATCTGGTAATTCTCAGACTAGTGATAACCATAGTTAACTGGTGTGTTAAATATAACACCGAATCTGAAGATGAAACTTTATATGAACGAATACGGATAGAACAGAACTCAAAATAGTTCGCCGGATTACGTAATCAGATTTACTAAGACTTTCTTGCATAGAGACTACAAGGTTGAAATTTCAGGGATATTTTTATCGTACAACATTTACCACCGTAAAttatttgtgcttttataataatatagataattaGGCCGAAATGAGCTTATATAAAGTGAATTGCCAAGCCAACTTGTTTGGGATTAATGCATAATTATTGTTATGGATTTCAGCGTCAGAATAATAATTTATACCAGCACAACCAAAACCATTAAAAATGTAATCTTTGTGTTCAAACAACATATAATCAACTATGTCTGTCCCAAATTATATTATTAGTTAGGCCCACTtattatataaattatttatatttttttcatatttttatttgaaaactGATCATCAATTTACCATAACGATAAATTACTCACCGGTTTTTCATAGAAGTAAAACATGGAAGGGCTAAGAAACTCTCTCCGTTTATTCAAAATTTCATCGCCGGCGGGCCCGTCGTACGGCGGAGGAGAGTAGTCGAAATGAGGCATCCGAGGTGTGATCATATCATCGTCCTTTTTGGATGCAAGGCCTAATTGAGAATAACAACGTTGTGATCCACCTCGTAcctctccaaaccatcttgctcTTCTTATTACAAACCTCTGCATGTTGGTGACGATGCCAGACGCCGGGAAGTATTGGTTGCCGGCGATGGCCTAGAAAAATGCCGGAGAGAGATGGAATGTTAAAACAGAATGAGACACAGAGGAAATTTGTACGTGTACGCATATATATAGGCGTAGCGTTTCTAACTTGTACATTTATTACTCGATGCTTGCATTATTGGAAAGAATTTAAGTAATATGCATTGTAAGGAAAGCTTTATATTATTAGTGCAATTCAAGTGACAATAATATGTTAGTTTACCTTATTAGGCTTGCACCTATATTATGCACAGAACTTCTACTCGGAGAAGAAACAAAATTGTACGTATTAAATTCGACACCTAATTTCGTACTTAAATTaccttaaaagaaaatcaaacatCCGATTATTGATGTACGTACAATTATAGTAAAATCACTTACTAACAATGTGTTAAATTTTGGTTAGGTTGATTACAAGCGTTATTGGAACGAGTTGCCCATAAGGTTGAGTTAATTATAATAAATCATGTTAACTTATTATAGTTAAGCGATTTAATGTGGCAAAAATGGATATTAATTAGTTATGGTTAAGTTCTGGAAGACCATGTACAAATACAAAGGCGGAGCCAAGATTTGAAGTTTGTTGGGTTCGGGATTTTAGTCCTTTTAAATTACtgaattctaaattaataatttatagtACATATTCAATgattttttaagacaaatacatgTATTGGTTCAATGTAAATGCTGGATGTGACAAGTTCTTACCCGTAGCCCGTAGGTACGGACGGTATTAAAATATTTATACAAATTAGATCACTTGTAAATCTATTACTAATAAGTATTACTTGGTAATCGGATAATATAATACtccttccgtttcaatttatgtgaacctatttcctttttagttcgtgccaaaaagaatgacatcttttcatatttggaaacaatttacctttatgcaatgatttatagccacacaaaatatatgtgcttcattttacaccacaaattcaaaagtcttctctcttttcttaaactccgtgctcagtcaaatgagttcacataaactgaaacggaGGGAATAACTAACTTGCTTTCACAGGTTAGCTCGTTAATACTGCAAAAAAATCTTTAGCATAGAACTTAAATTCTACTAAGAATAATGTGCGAAGTACATGCTGAAAATGCTAAATTAAACATAGATATTTGGTTTCCATTTTCAAGAACTAACCAAACTGCCGATTATTAATGCGGGTATTTAACTTACAATCTCTTACCGACACGGCGACACTTATATATTACGTTTAGGTAATTCGAATTAATGATTTCGTGTATTGTTGGAAATTATGTGACATTTGTTTCTAGTTAGGCATTTGATTACCATTTAAAAAAGGTATTCAATTACCATATTCAAAATAGTGCGAAATGTAGGAAACAAATTGACTATGTTTAGCAGAATATATGTTCCTATATGCAGGTGCCTTCGAATACTGTGATTTTTTTTAGGCAGAACTTCAACTAGTATATAATTTGGAAACATTGTTAGTAACACATTTAAAGTTACGTTATTAAGTTCCATTATTACTTCCCACTTTAATTAATTAAGTCATAGACTGTACTTCTTCAGGTGAAAGAATTAACttttttttatactttatatttgtacgaggaaatttattaaatatatataaatatttaattgaaaaAAGTCAGTAGCTTTGACGAGCTATAAGTTCAATGACAAATCAAAAATAGAACATATAAACTTCAAATTTGATTGTAACATTTGCTTCATATATATAAGAGGTAAAAATTGATTTTAGTCGTAGTATATGCAACAAAACGAAGATAGATAGTTTACAACGAGCATTATCGCTCGAAAACTTCCAAACGTCACGTAATCTTTGCCTATTCATTCCACCAAAATCTCATTCAACTTTAACAAACTCAATATTGTCAAATTTTCAGTGCTTAtaattaacaaattaattaaaagttCCTAAATCATAATTAatcaaatatattttttaattttttgatgaTGGCACCAGTTTACTCTTAGTGATCTAGTAAAAAAACAAAAACCGATTTCGACTCGAGCACTTTTGATTATTAACAATGTAACAAACCATGTAACAAAAACAAGCAGacaggtgaaaagaaaaagaaatgaaaaaagataaaagaaatacGTACGTGaacttttattaatttttattacTGTTTCAATGTCTGAGAATTCATGAGCCTAGTGCAGCTCCATTTTAGGTAAATGAGTCGGATCGCAAATTCTCAATTGGGAAGAGTAAATTTTAGTTGATTAGTTAATGTAAAAGACCAAATGGAAGGTAGCCAAAATAAGTGTATAATTAGGCAAAAACGATAGAAAAGCACATGCATAATGCATTATTGCATTTATTTCGTTTAATACTTGTCTTATTCACTCTTCCTCAATATAATACCAATTCAATCACCCATATGCCAATTGTCATTACTGTTTCCGGGctattactccctccggtccaaaataagtgattttttggtctttttcttgtggtccaaaataagtgattttttcagatttcaagaaattaattattttttttcctatATTGTCCTTGGAGTAAATAATGTTGGAATATGTGTTATGAGTATTATGTGAGATAGTAAAAGTTAATATAGTCAATtccattgctaattaatgttaaaaggtgaatttcttaatcAGTGTGAAAACATctaaaaatcacttattttagaccggagggagtattatttATTTGGGTCGTCAAATTTGCATTTTAAACtatatttaatttataaatttaTTATAAATATCTACTATAGTACTATTTTCTTTGTTTTAGCTAGGATCGATATTGTATTGTAATTGAGACTAAATAGAGATGGGAAGATATGAGATCGGCCTAAGATATGATACTCTTTACTCGCTAAGTATTTCGCTCTAGCTCTCGAGTTCTCTTAGCTATTGTTATATGTTTTATTTACAGAAAATGAGAAGGTTAAAGCTTCGGCTATAGTAGTCGCAAATTA from Nicotiana sylvestris chromosome 12, ASM39365v2, whole genome shotgun sequence encodes the following:
- the LOC104246307 gene encoding alanine--glyoxylate aminotransferase 2 homolog 3, mitochondrial-like; this translates as MQRFVIRRARWFGEVRGGSQRCYSQLGLASKKDDDMITPRMPHFDYSPPPYDGPAGDEILNKRREFLSPSMFYFYEKPLNLVHGKMQYLYDDNGRRYLDAFGGIATVSCGHCHPDVVEAIINQTKRLQHSTILYLNHTITDFAEALASKLPGDLKVVFFTNSGTEANELAMMMARLYTGRHDIISLRNAYHGNAAATMGTTGQSIWKFNVVQSGVHHTINPDPYRGVFGSDGEKYAKDVEDLIQFGTSGKVAAFMSESIQGVGGIVELAPGYLPAVYNIIRKAGGLCIADEVQAGFARIGSHFWGFENQGVVPDIVTMAKGIGNGIPLGAVVTTPEIAQVLTQHNYFNTFGGNPVCTAAGLAVLKVIEKEKLQENAHVVGSYLKERLLAIKDKYEIVGDVRGKGLMLGVELVTDRELKTPARAETLHIMDKIKDMGVLIGKGGFYGNVFRITPPLCFTKEDADFLVDVMDYALSKI